The proteins below are encoded in one region of Chaetodon trifascialis isolate fChaTrf1 chromosome 11, fChaTrf1.hap1, whole genome shotgun sequence:
- the LOC139338726 gene encoding uncharacterized protein, which yields MEHWLWIILAALCFECKGEDRVTQTKEDVIATEGHTVTLDCTFETSYPTSYLFWYKQEVNSFPKFMLKRFSKTAENADEFDKDRFNATIKDKSVPLKIQKLQLSDSAVYYCALQPTVTGNTKTLLMNNVSLMASFYPLFPGLTAGNTISPGEDKVSGREGRSVTLTCQYETSYSYIRLHWYKHHSDIQAPQFILWKGARSWSNYKYIPDNRYESQTSRSSTELTITKLTLADTALYYCALETQ from the exons ATGGAACATTGGCTGTGGATTATTCTGGCTGCTCTTTGCTTtg agtgtaaaggagaagacagagtgacCCAGACAAAAGAAGATGTCATTGCTactgaaggacacacagttaCACTGGACTGTACTTTTGAGACCAGTTACCCAACTTCCTATCTGTTCTGGTACAAACAAGAAGTGAACAGTTTCCCAAAGTTCATGCTGAAACGTTtctcaaaaacagcagaaaatgctgACGAGTTCgacaaagacagatttaatGCTACAATCAAGGATAAGTCAGTTCCTCTGAAGATCCagaagcttcagctgtctgactctgctgtgtactactgtgctctgcagcccacagtgacaggaaacaccaaaactct CCTCATGAACAATGTGAGTCTAATGGCTTCATTTTATCCACTTTTTCCAGGActcacagctggaaacacaATCTCTCCTGGAGAAGATAAAGTCAGTGGAAGAGAAGGACGATCTGTCACACTCACATGTCAATATGAGACAAGCTATAGTTATATTAGACTTCACTGGTACAAACATCATTCTGACATTCAGGCTCCTCAGTTTATACTCTGGAAAGGAGCAAGATCATGGAGTAATTACAAATATATTCCTGACAATCGATATGAAAGTCAAACATCAAGATCATCGACTGAACTGACCATCACAAAGCTAACCCTGGCAGACACAGCTCTCTACTACTGTGCTCTAGAAACACAGTGA
- the LOC139338728 gene encoding uncharacterized protein, with protein sequence METLTAILFFSTLVGHTLEDDITASRPEEFSSEGRSVTLSCNYSVKANNLQWYRQDPGSAPQFLLLITDTKDPSVLTAKPPNPRLTAELNEERNQVHLQISSAAVTDSAVYYCALTPTVTGNTKTLFNMLSLHHCVFSLLFLSILTGVSCQELSPVNKEESSLEDSTVTLSYKYSKQATVGDEFYWYRQYPGKPPEFLISHSGTGNLISNPDSRLSVKVSEDQTQMDLQISSAAVTDSALYYCAVRPTVTGNSKTLYKNTS encoded by the exons ATGGAAACACTCACTgctattttgttcttttcaacTCTCGTAG GTCACACCTTGGAAGATGATATTACTGCCAGCAGACCTGAAGAGTTTTCATCAGAGGGCCGGAGTGTGACTCTGTCCTGTAACTATTCAGTTAAAGCCAATAACCTCCAGTGGTACCGACAAGATCCTGGATCAGCTCCTCAGTTCCTTCTGCTCATCACTGATACAAAGGATCCTTCAGTGTTGACAGCAAAACCTCCAAACCCTCGACTAACCGCTGAACTGAATGAGGAGAGAAATCAAGTCCATCTgcagatctcctctgctgcagtgactgactctgctgtgtactactgtgctctgacgcccacagtgacaggaaacaccaaaactct attcaacatgctgtctctgcatcattgtgtgttttctctcctgtttctttccattctAACAG GTGTCAGCTGTCAAGAACTCAGTCCAGTCAACAAAGAAGAGTCCAGTTTAGAAGACAGCACTGTGACTCTGTCCTACAAATACTCCAAACAGGCAACTGTTGGAGATGAGTTTTACTGGTATCGACAATATCCAGGAAAACCACCAGAGTTCCTCATCTCTCACTCAGGAACAGGAAATCTAATATCTAATCCAGACTCCAGACTGTCTGTTAAAGTGAGTGAGGATCAAACCCAAATGGATCTgcagatctcctctgctgcagtgactgactctgctctgtactactgtgctgtgaggcccacagtgacaggaaacagcaaaactctgtacaaaaacacaagctga